The sequence below is a genomic window from Trichosurus vulpecula isolate mTriVul1 chromosome 5, mTriVul1.pri, whole genome shotgun sequence.
aatgtttttgcacatatGAATCCCTTTGATCTTCTTTGGATCTCATTGGGGTAGAGCCCTAGTAGTCATGCTGCTGAGTCAGAGGATATGCAGAATTTAGGAACTTTTGGGAACAGTTCCAAAGTAATTTCCAGAATGGTGGGACCAactcacaaatccaccaacaatgcatatgTGCCTgtttttcccacaacccctccaacatttatcatgttcctCTCATCTTTGTCAAACTAATGGATGTAAGGTAGAgctgtttaaatttgcatttctctgatgttAGTGATATGGCGCATtcttcatatggttgttaatagcttGGCGTTCTCCCCTTGAAAGCTGTCTGTTGatgtcctttgatcatttttctattgaggaatggctcttagtgtcacaaaaaccagACTAAATCCCTTACGTGTCTTAGACATTCTACTTGTAGCAGAGAAACTTACTATAGAGGTGTTTTCCCTGTTACCTGGATGcacttctaattttaactgcattcaatttatttgtgcaaaaccttctTAATTTTCTatcatcaaaattgtccattttatctggCATAGCACCCTCAATCACTCACTGAGTCCTgaactctttccctatccatTTGAGAGAATTTCTTCCTCGCTCCTCCGGTTTACTTCTGATCTCATCTTTTGTGTCTAAGTCCTGTACCCAGTGCAGTTTATCTTGGGTACCTCACTGCTCACAGTCCTAGGAAGCTCACCCTAAATTACGACTCCAGGCCTCTGACTCGAATACTCCATGTCTTCAGTTCTCGCCACTTTATCTCTGCCCAAACTCCTCTGAAGTTTTCTTTATAAAGGTCCCATTGGTGGGTCTTGGTAAATGTCCACGTGTGCCCCTCAGCCCTCTCCCCTGCCAAACCTACGTTCCTGATACCGTTTGATAGAGCCACTAGCTGGTGAGCCTTACCAAGGGGGGCAGACTTGGCTCCCCCCACTGTGCTTTCAGTGTGATTCAGCTGGCCCACATTAAGAGCTGAGGGCGTGAGGGCACGTGCCCAGCAGGTCATGTATATTCAGTTCATCTGATTGGTGTTTACTGAGCATTTCTCTAGTACTTAAATATCATGCAGCTGAGATTTATGTAACATTAATTATAGGGTTAAACACTCCCCCCAGAGCAGTGATTCCCGCTTCTCtatgtccctagcacttaacCTGGAGGGAGGGGGGTGGATTTTTGTTCTCAAGGATTTGAAGCGCCAGCCCTTGCTAGACAGAAGACAAGAAGGGTCTATATTCCATAGGCATCCATGGGGAAGAACTGGGCTAGAACGATGGAGCaaattaaataagagaaaatgtaatacagataaaatggaaaagggatAAATGAGTCAGTTTCCTGCATTTGATTTCAAATTACCAACTTCTTAAGTCTACAATGTGTAGAGATATGACTGGACAGTAGATGGTATGAAAAAAGACCTGAGGGTCATAGTGAAGCAGGAGCTCAGTTGGAGCCCATTAATGGACAGAAGGGGGGGCAGCGCAGTGCACCATGTTGGGCTCAGCTGACCTTTCCAGCACTGAACcttagagaaaggagaggggtggCCTAGGAAGGTGGCAGGCCTTGGTCAGGGAGGGCGCAGAGGTGCAGCCAGATACATGCTTTCTCCAGGCCCCGCTTCCCAAGGATCAAGGTGCAGGCAGTATCTGGGCCCGACTGAGTCACTTTTAGCTCCCTACCGCTAGACCTGCGGCTGGTATGCATTGGAAACATCCTGCCCTTTCCACTGAGCAGCTGGTAGCAATAGCACTTTTTGCAAAATGTTCAGTTCTCCCCCCTTTCCAATTTCTGATGACAGGGCATAGTCTATAggcactagacctggagttacAAAGGTTTGGGTTCAGATCCAGCTtgggacatttactagcttgggcaagttgtttaatgtctcttgcctcagtttccttatttgtaaagtgagaggcTTGAACTTGATGAGctcaaagattccttccagctctagtctACAAGCTTCTGATTTTTTCACCTCCCTTTAGCGAGGCTCCCAGCCCCCTGGCTCTGACTCCTTTGGAACCTGGATCCCTCCTGGTGCCCATGTGGCTCCAGCCTGGtagccctcttcttcctcctaatCCCCCTGTCTGGCCCTTACAGTTCAGGCGACCTGGATGGCCTACGACATGGTGGTGATGCGCACCAACCCTGCCTTGGCAGACTCCATGCGGCGGCTGGAAGATGCCTTCTTAAACTgcaaggaggagatggagaagaactGGCAGGAACTGCTGAATGAAACCAAGCCCAAGCAATAGGCCATTCCCTCCtcaccaaccccccccccccactgggcCTCCGGGACTCAGATGCCTCGAGAAGAGGATTGGGAAGTAGGGACCCCAAGCTATAGATGTATGTACAGGAGTGCTCACTGCCCAATGAAGGTATTTTCAAGCACACACCTGTGTCTGGTTTTCTCTTACATGTTTGTGACTTGTCTAAATCAACGCCGTGCCTTGTGGCAACACAAAGAAAATGGAATCCACCCAAGCTTTTAGCAGTTAATGTTTATTTGTGCTTAAGAcataagaggaagagaatggagaaggATCAGCGTGCCTCCCACCCTCAGACAGGGACAGAAAGGGCCTTGGTGACAGAGCTGAGGACACAAGGTCAGTTCATTCAGTCACTGGTATGTAGCAGAGGCGAGGCCCCAAGGCTCTCCAGCTGTCACCCTCTTTGTCCTGAAGCCGGTTTTGAAGAGAGGACAGGAGTAGAAACTAGGCATGATGGAGGAGAGAGACCCCACAGAGCTGACAGCAAAGGGGAGCAGGAGGCTGTGTTGGGCTCCCATTCTCACAAAGTAAATGCCAGGCCTGCCCTCCCAattcatgggggtgggggggtgggaggggagtctCCTTTGGGCAGGGCtgtgtcctcttctcttccccaactccAGGAGCCTCTTGTCCAAGAGCCTTAGGGCTCTCGAGGAGCAGAGACATCTTGGGTCAGTAGATTCAGAGTGAACTTCTTCCTTGAGTTCCCCCACTCGTCACTGGTACCTAGGTCATGTAGCAGGAGCCAGGTGGGGGGCATTTCAGCATGCTTCAGGAGGGAAGAGGTTTCTAAGCACTTTCAAGGGGGTGCCCACATCCTTGCCTGGCCCACTCCGGCTGCCCCCATCTCCACCCCAGTGCCAAGAGATTTTTCTACTCAGCTCTCAGGGCAGTAGAGTTTATAGTGGGGTCTGTAGTGGGGTCAGGGCAGGGAGGGTCAAGGTAAAGGGACAGAGAACACCCTTCCCCCCCATAGGGAAGGGCTTCAGCTCTTGGGCCTCAAACTGCGCTGTTCCCTCAGCCACAGTGAAAGTGGCCGTGACCTGCTGGTTGAGGCAGTAAATGGTGTTCCCCAGGACAGCACATCGGAGTGGGATGGGCTCTGGAAGGGGCAAGGGGGCAGCCTGACTCCAGGACCCGGTGACTGTATTGTAGCGCATCACGGCAGCCCCTACACCACGCAACAGGTCAAAGCGGTACAGAAAGCCCCCCAGCGCCACCATGTCACTGGAGCGCCGGTGGCTGGCACTGTAGGGGCACTCAGCCCAGCAGTCCTGCGTGGGGCTGTACTTGAGCAAGCGGTAGAAGAGGTGGCCCCCAGTGACATAGATGTCCCCCCGGCAGGCTACGGCCTCATGGGCCACTGGAAAGGTACCAGCAGGGAGAGGGGCACGAGAGGTCCAGTGGTCAGTCCGAGGGTCATAACACTCCATGCTGTAGAGACACTCCCCACCTATGGCATAAAGAAGCCCCTCCAGGGCCACAAGCTTCAGCTGAGCCCGAGCCTGCAGCATGGGCCGGACCTGGGTCCAGATGTCAGTCAGTGGGTTATAGCAGAAGACCTCATTGGTGCAGATGGCCCCAGGGCCAGAGCCCCTGATGCCACCAGCCAGGAACAGGTAGTTGTGCATGGTGCATAGGCCACAGCCCCGGAGTGGAGCCTCCTCGGGCACGAGGGTCAGGGGCAGCCACATGTTTCTGCCAGGCTCAAACATATGCAGGTAAATGCGAGGCCCCACCGCTAAGCGGGCCATAGGCATCTCTGCTGCTTGGGACCCCCCTGCCAAGCCTGAACGGCTCACCCCATAGGTACTGGGCAGCAGGAGCACCCCCAGCACGGCCTGGCCTCGGGTCGTCCGAAGAGCCAGGATCCGCTCCCGGTCCCCAGCACTGAGCTGCCGGTAGAGAGGGGTGTCGCCCAGCACAAGAAGGAAGTTATCGCTCATTAGGGCATACACCTCTTCAGCTAGACCCAGCTCACCATGCTGCTGGGCGAAGGCCAGGgcttccacacagctgcccagGTCCAGGTGCCGCCTCATGGCCGCCACCGTGCTGGGGAGATCCTTGGGTGGGTGGGTAGACCTGCGCTGCCCTTCTACTGTCCCCCAGGTTCCAGGACGTCTCAGAAAGGCCATTAGCTGGCTGTCTTGGAGTTGTCTTTCTGTGAGGGGGGCTACCAGCCCTGCAGGGGCCTCCCTCTGAGAGGGGGCTGCTGGGCTCACCTTCTGTGCCAGACTGTCCGCCATCCGGCAGATGCTGCGTTTCCGGGGTCGAGGTGCAGGCTGTCCATCGGGCATGGCCTCTCTGGGAGCCACTAACTCTAGCTGGTTCCTTTCTGGCTCCGACCTGGGATGGCCAAGGGGCTCAGGGGAAGCAGAGGGCCCCTGGGCAACACTTTGGGGGTCAGTTGTATCCATCCTTTTCTCCTCTACTTGGGCCCTATTCAGGCCCCTGGAGTTGCTTGAAGTGGTCATTCCTGGGGTTTCCAACCCTTTTGAAGGATCTCTAACCTTggcctggggctctgtgactacTGTGTTTACCCCTGGAGTAAGCTCCTCGGTCTTCCTGCTCAGGGACAGTACAGCAGGACCCAGACACTCTGCAGGGCTGCTCCGAGGGGCCTCCCCCTGGAGCTTTTCTGGGCTAGGGAAGGGATGGCTCCGCAAGACCATGGAAATGAGGTTTCCCCAGTTGCCACTGGGACCCTGGGGCAGACCTCGAACTGATTGGCCACTTGGGGCTGGGTCTAGGCCTGGAGATACTGTCAGATCCTCAGCCTGGGAAGGACTCTGGGcacttttgacagatgaggatggCAGGTCCTTGAGCAGGGAGGCTGTGGCAATGGGAGCCGAGGGAAGGGGTTCTGAGGGAGAGGCTGAGGGGGCAGAAACCAAAGAGGGTAGGGTGGAGGGAATGTGAACAGATGAGGGAGGGCCTGTGGAAGAAGGAACTGAGGAAGGACCTGAGGTTGGAGATTCTGTGGGTACAATTGCTCTGGGAGGAACAGCTGAGGATAGCAACTCTGCGGGGACAAGGCCTGAAGATGGGGATGTTGTGGGCAGAAGGGCTGAATGTGAGGCCCCTGTGGGAACATGGTCAGAGGAGGGAGACACTGTGGATGTAGGGGCTGAGGTTGGGGGTCCTGAAGGTTCAGGGGCTGAAGATGGGGACCTTAAGGGTACAGAGGCTGAGGAGGGGGACCCTAAGGGTTCAGGGGCTGAGGACGGGGATGTTAAGGGTACAGAGGCTGAGGTTAGGGATGCTAAGGGTACACAGTCTGAGGAGGGGGAAGCTGAGGGTGCAGGAGCTGAGGTCAGGGACCCTGAGAGTGCAGGAGCTGAGGTCAGGGACCCTGAGAGTGCAGGGGCTAAGGAAGGGGACCCTTGGCATAGAGGGGCAGTAGATGGGGACAGTTTGGGTTCAGGGGCTGAAGAAGGGGACATTTTGGGTGTAGGGGCTGAGGACAGGGACCCTTTGTGTGCAGTGGCTGATAAGGTAGACCCTGTGGGTGCAGGGGCTGAGGTTGGAGACCCTGTGGGTACAGGGGCTGAGGTTGGGGACCCTGTGAATGCAGGGGCTAAGGTTGGGGACCCTGTGGGTATAGGAACTGAGGACAGGGACCCTGTGGATGCAGGAGATGAAGTTGGGGACCCTGTGGGTGTAAGAACTGAGGACAAGGATCTTGTTGATACAGGGGCTGAGGTTGGGAACCCTGTGGGTGCAGGGGCTGAGGTTGGGGACCCTGTGGGTGCAGGGGCTGAGGTTGGGGACCCTGTGGGTGCAGGGGCTGAGGTTGGGGACCCCTTGGGTACAGGGGCTGAGGTTGGGGACCCCTTGGGTGCAGGGGCTGAGGTTGGGGACTCTGTGGGTGCAGGGGCTGAGGTTGGGAACCCTGTTGGAGCAGAGGCTATAAGGGAAGAGGCTAAGGATGGGAACTCTGTAGGCCTGGCAGCTTTGGAAGAAGGGCCTAAAGACTGAGACCCTGTAAGAGGAGGTTCTGAGCTTGGAGACCCCGTAAGGCTATgagctttgggggagggggctgaaGATGGGGAGCCTGTAGGCAGTGGGGCTGAGGATGGGGAAGCTCCAGGAGAAGTGACTGAACTTGGAGACTCCATGGTCCTGCGGGCCCTGGGAGAAGGACCCGAGGAAGAGGATGAGCTCAACCCGGGACCCTCGTGGATAACTCTGGGATTTCCTTGAGCCTGGGCATCCTGAGCCCCTCCCTCAGGGCACATAAGATTGTTCTCAGGCCCCTTCTGGACCCTGCTACCTGGCTTTACTGGGGTTCCAGGCCCTGAGCCTGGGGAGGTGCTATGGACCTGGGGGTCCTGGCCTGGACTGGTGCCCTCTGGAAGGCGATCTGTAGAGACCTGCCTGGGAGCTGGGACAGCCTCAGTGGTCTCCTTCCTAATGGGCAGTGGGGACCCTTGGCCAGAACCCACCAGCTGCCGGATCAGGGCATTGGGGGGCCGGCTAAAGCTGCTAGTTATCAGgagttctctctccttccaggGCCAGCCTTCCTGTGTGTCTAAGGCCACTGCTTGAACTTGGGCTGGGGTCTGAATAGCAGGGCTGGGGGTACACAATGCTGGAAGCCCTGTTCCCCTAGGGCTAGGCTCTCTGCCTACTGACTGACTGTCTATTCCCTCTTGAATAGCAGTTGGGGCTGGCTGGGGTCCTGAGGCAAGGGGCTTGTTCTGCACTTGGGAGACTtgcccttcccccccacctcgCCTTGAGTCTGTGTCCTGGATGGTCCCAGGTGGCAGGGTCCATTTCTCTGCAGGTGCAGGGCCAATGGGAATTTCTGATGGAGCTGAGATTCTGGTGCCCAGGGCTTGGGGCAGGAGCCCACCAAGCAATGGGTCCCCAGGAGCATCGATGGCATCCCACACACTCACCACTGTGCCCAGGGTGAAGGGATCTGGTCCTGGCCCTCGAACACGGCTCCTGGTCCTAGGACTGGGCACTACATCATGCTGCTGGCCCACAGGACCTTGTCTGTCGCCTGGCTTCTCTCCAGCTGGGGCTGCTACCAGGAGGCTGGGTTGTTCTCTGACACCAAATCCCCCCTCACTCCATGTCTCTGGGTGCCTTGGAGTGAAGTGTATAAGGAGGGGTTTTGGCCCAGATTTACTATGTGGACCACAAGATGGCTGGGAGCCACCTCCAGGCTGCTTTGGGGGGGCTACCCTTGAAGTTATCTTAGGTACCCTGGCCTGGGGTGTGGCTAGACCTTCATCTTTGCCCCTGGGAGAATCAGAATCTTCTTGGCCTCTTCCTGGCTGCTCCCTGGGACTGGGCACTGGTAGATCCGGCATCACCTTGGGGGCCTTGGTCTCCTGGTCCTGGCGACTGACCTTGGCCTTCAGGGCTGGTGTCTGGACCATCTCTCTGTCCTGAGGATGCTGAGTCTGGCTAGactctgggctctgctttgcCACATCCTTGTCTTGCTCGGACCCAGATGCTAACCAATGCAGAGCCAAGGCTGTGGCAGCCACCACAGCCAGTGCCAGCATGGCCTGGGCCAAAGTCAGAGCCACTGAGTCCTCCCCGTCACCGTCTGCCTCAGAAAAGCTCAGGGCCATCTTGCTGGGCTTAAGACCCAGCCCCAGCAGCCTGGGAACCCTGAAGGGCAGGGAGGTAAGTGAACTGAGAACAGTTCAGTCTGTCCCAATTATCTATGTCTCGGACCAACTAGATCTTGTGGTCTGGCATGAGGCCCAGAGTCCCCACTAGCCCCACCTATTGTTAAGGTGTccctgggtgggggtggagggtgggaggaggatgaCCACCGAGAGGAGGGAGGCCTTGGGGTTTGTGATCAGATGTGAGTATCGGTGTTTGGGGTGGAGGATATATTGGGACATGAGGGGTGGGAAGCTTTGAGGAGAATGGGGGGGCATGAGGGAAGGGGCTTGGGGAGGAAACTGTTAAGCTTCTGGGAGACATTATCTTAAGCTATATGATGCAGCTAGAAACCTGAGTTATCAGAAACCTGAGTCCATGTTCcactggggctgggggaggggggagctacAGGGGCAGAGAAGGAGCCTGGGAGGAGGGGAACCCAGGGCCCAGCACTCCACAGCCACCCCTTACATCATCCGGAGAGTTTCTGTCTGTCACCTGGGTATCCAGGCCCCCGTTCCTCTCATGAGTCCTCTGAGTCCCCACACATTTTGCCCAGCCCAGTGTGCCCCACCATGTACTTGGTGCCATATAGGGAGGGTAAGGACAGGGAGGGCTATAAAGGTAGAGGCTGGGCCCTGCCATCACTCATCACAACAGGGGCATAGCCCAAGGGTGGGCAGCCCAGGGGTGATAAGTTGGATTCTCAGGGCTAGAGAAGGTGAGGGAAGTGGGGCAGACAGGGGCAAGCTTCAAGGAAGAGGGCTGGCCCCAAGGCCTCAGAGCTGGTGATTCCCATCCCCATCACTTGGTactctgctccctcctccctctgtccttcctgCCCCCAACTCCACACTTCAGGCCACATGAGCACATTTCTGGGGTTTATTCCCAAGGAAAAAAGACCAGGTTAGAAATAGAGCAGCAGGGAAAAGTCATTCTCCGTCCCAGGTCCTGAACCTTAGCTCGACTGACTCCACCTCCCCTGGTACCctgatggagatagcccaggacacTGGACTGGAGGCTTAGGAatagcagggctccagcccactGGTCCTGCTTCCAGCCTGAGCCCAGTAGCTATCATCAAAGGGAGAAATCACTGTGGGGAAGGGCCCATTTTCCTTGCCTTCACAATCCCCAATGCTGACCAATTGCACCTATGGTCCAGTAAGCCCAGAGCCCCAGAAATAGCCAGACCCCCTCCCACCACCATCCTCAGCTTCTGGCCCAACCCCAGCAGACACTGCTCCAGGAAGCAAGCCCCGGCCTTGCAGATGCCCTCTGAGAACACGTCAGCCCCAGCTACTGAGGATCAGACAAGAACGTGCTGCTGCCGCCAGAGTCCTCAGCCCCAAGGTTCAGTCTCAGAAATGGGTGGGATTTCATTAGTGGAAATGGTATGAAAGACAAGGCCagaccatctgctttgctgctgcctCTGAAGGACCaggggacctttccatctgacttgctgcTGAAGCCTTCCCCGTGTATTGTCTCCCCACTGGAGAAGGGGAGCTCCTGGAGAGGAGGGATGGTCTTACTGTCCCCTCTGTAACCCTAGTGCCtagcaccatgcttggcacatagtaagtacttaacagtCACATCATTCACTGCATCCAACCATCCAGCCATCCAGCCATCCAGCTGTCCAACCATCCAGCCATCCAGCCGTCCAGCCGTCCAACCGTCCAGCCGTCCAGCCATCCAGCCGTCCAGCCATCCAGCCGTCCAGCCATCCagccatccattcattcatctttcCCTCTGATGCCCGGGGCAGATGTGAATGGGTCAGAGCAATCAAGAAGTTCTGATTGGCTGAGAGGGACCACGGGTAATTCATCAAACTAATCGACTTGGGTCAGACTTTGGGGAGGGCTAGGAAGCTCTTGAGGACCTTATTCTCAAATCAAAGCAACATAGAAgccaggagagacagaaagacagaagagggaggggagacagagatcCAGAGTGGGACAGACAGAGGGAACGCAGTAAGAATGGCCTGCAGACAACAGACAGACATTGAAGAGGCAGGGAGCTGGGGCCTGGCCTTGGCTCCAAGAGTGGTGGTGACCTTCCAACTGGATCCTTTGTGAGTTTGAAGAGCACCTggctggtgcagtagatagagcactgacaGAAGACAGAaagcaaatccagcctcagataattgctacctgtgtgaccctgggcaagtcaagtaaCCTCTGCCTATTTCCTTGCccgtagcacctacctcccaagatttttgtgaggactaaatgagatccTACTTGTAAATCATTGCAAACCCTGGCCACTGTTATTACTACTGCTGCCCTGTGGACTTTCTTTTTCATGGAGAATAAGCCCAGAAGAGGTGTTCATGGCAGCCGGAGGCTGGAGCTGGGggagaagggacagagggagCCGAGACCAGTCCAGATGCCCATAGGGACCAGTGATGAGGACAACATggacaggagaaggagaagagatgagggaCTAGGGATGGGGTCTCTGCTGAGCctggaggaatcaggatattatggCCAGATTCCAAACACTGAGAGGAAGAGCCCCTAGGAGGAGCTGGCTGAGAATGCATGCTGCCCCCAACCTGGCTCAGAATATAGAGGCCGCCTCTGTCGGAGCAGGTAACTACTGAGGGAAGAGGGCTCAGCATCCCATGAATGTGGGATCAGTAGCCAACAGGGTAAGGCTAGGGCTGAGGTGGGCTTGGAGCCCCTAGGGCTTCAGTGCCTTCCCCAGGCTGAGcccaacccctcccctcccccacttccatcTCTGGCCTGCTGCCTCTCTCCTCTGTTATCGCCAGGACAATCTGGTAACCCTACACAGGGCAGCCTCTTCTTCCAGGAGGCCTGCCAGACTGGGGAAACCACCTGAGCCAGGAGCtgcccctccaccaccaccctccccgCCCACCAGCTCTCTGGATTCTGAGGCGGTAGGAGCTGCTGACTTTAAGACCCTGCCCTAGGGTGCTAACCAGCCCAAGCCCAGCTAGGTCTGAGGACTCCCCTGCCTAGGCATCTCAGCAGAGGAGGCCAGCAGCCTCACGACCTGTCTCCCTGGTCCTTCTGCTTCCTGCCTAGTTTGGGCAAAGAGTCATATAttttgaaagcagagacttttTCATAAAAACAGACTCAGCCTCTCAACCTG
It includes:
- the SYCE3 gene encoding synaptonemal complex central element protein 3 isoform X2; the protein is MAESDPGDRNYDNMLKMLSDLNKDLEKLLEEMEKISVQATWMAYDMVVMRTNPALADSMRRLEDAFLNCKEEMEKNWQELLNETKPKQ